A region of Solibacillus isronensis DNA encodes the following proteins:
- a CDS encoding M55 family metallopeptidase gives MKVYISADIEGITGTTVWSETELNSPDYAQFQKQMTKEVLAAIEGAFAGGATEILLKDAHDSGRNILIENLPENVKIIRGWTQEPMCMVAGLDSSFDRAIFIGYHSEGGSEKNPLAHTLSLLADVKINGEYASEFLINTYAAALHDVPVAFVSGDQALTEHIARYNDQIVTFATKEGVGHATINVSPQTTLKQTKHLVEQAMKIERTKLQIELPKHFTVEIIYKDHIKAYRNSFYPGATFKPHNTVQFETTDYFEVLRLLQFLT, from the coding sequence ATGAAAGTATATATAAGTGCGGACATCGAGGGGATAACGGGCACAACGGTATGGAGTGAAACCGAACTGAACTCCCCGGATTACGCCCAGTTTCAAAAACAAATGACAAAAGAAGTACTTGCCGCAATTGAAGGGGCATTTGCAGGTGGTGCTACTGAAATTTTACTGAAGGATGCACATGATTCCGGCCGAAATATTCTTATTGAAAACTTGCCGGAGAATGTAAAGATCATTCGCGGCTGGACACAAGAGCCGATGTGCATGGTTGCAGGATTGGATAGCAGTTTTGACCGGGCAATTTTTATTGGCTATCACAGTGAGGGCGGCAGTGAGAAGAACCCGCTTGCACATACATTGAGCTTATTGGCGGATGTCAAAATAAACGGGGAATATGCTAGTGAATTTTTAATAAATACATATGCAGCAGCCCTCCATGATGTACCGGTTGCTTTTGTCAGCGGAGATCAGGCCTTGACAGAACATATCGCCCGCTATAATGACCAAATCGTCACATTCGCGACAAAAGAGGGAGTCGGTCATGCAACAATTAATGTAAGTCCTCAAACGACGTTAAAGCAGACGAAACATCTTGTTGAACAGGCAATGAAAATTGAGCGAACAAAGCTTCAAATTGAATTGCCGAAACACTTTACGGTGGAGATTATTTATAAGGATCATATTAAAGCATACCGGAATTCCTTTTATCCAGGCGCAACATTTAAACCGCATAATACAGTCCAGTTCGAAACGACCGATTATTTTGAAGTGTTGAGACTGTTACAATTTTTAACTTAA
- a CDS encoding DmpA family aminopeptidase yields MKVRELGITIGQLPPGDKNCITDIEGVSVGHVTLDYPLNDSGDAACTGVTAILPHQGNLFREKVTAASYVLNGFGKTTGLVQVDELGVIESPIMLTNTFGVPNVSQGTLQYLLEQNEEIGISTGTVNIVVGECNDSHLNSIRQFPVTPEHAIEAIQQAKTDVIEEGAVGAGKGMVCFGYKGGIGSSSRIVEDKTGQKYTVGCLVLSNFGKSSEFLAERYKVTGANGESTISPTDGSIIIVMATDAPLSSRQLKRVIKRCGIGLGRTGSHYSHGSGDIVIGFTTARTVQHQFDDELESRQQIREDHDVMNTLFMAAAEATEEAILNSLSQAKTTTGRNNHTVQSYNFVE; encoded by the coding sequence ATGAAAGTACGTGAATTGGGTATAACGATTGGACAATTGCCTCCAGGGGATAAAAACTGCATTACTGATATTGAAGGTGTAAGTGTCGGGCATGTGACATTGGATTATCCGTTAAATGATTCAGGTGATGCTGCCTGTACCGGAGTAACGGCTATTTTACCGCATCAAGGCAATCTTTTCCGGGAAAAGGTAACAGCAGCCAGCTATGTTTTAAACGGCTTCGGTAAAACAACCGGTCTCGTTCAAGTGGATGAACTTGGGGTAATCGAGTCGCCGATAATGCTAACTAATACATTTGGGGTACCCAACGTATCACAAGGGACACTCCAATATTTACTTGAACAGAACGAAGAGATTGGAATTTCGACTGGTACAGTTAATATTGTTGTCGGAGAATGCAATGATAGCCATTTAAACTCCATCCGACAATTTCCGGTTACACCTGAACATGCAATTGAAGCTATACAGCAAGCTAAAACAGATGTTATAGAAGAGGGTGCTGTCGGAGCAGGAAAAGGTATGGTTTGCTTCGGCTATAAAGGAGGAATTGGCAGCTCTTCGCGCATCGTTGAAGATAAGACTGGCCAAAAATATACTGTCGGATGCCTCGTATTGAGTAACTTTGGAAAGTCGAGCGAATTTTTGGCAGAACGGTATAAGGTTACGGGTGCCAACGGAGAATCGACAATTAGTCCTACAGACGGCTCTATTATTATTGTAATGGCGACAGATGCCCCATTAAGCAGCCGCCAGCTGAAACGAGTTATAAAACGTTGCGGCATAGGGTTAGGGAGAACAGGCAGCCATTATTCCCATGGGAGCGGCGATATTGTCATCGGTTTTACAACAGCTCGTACAGTACAACATCAGTTCGATGATGAACTGGAAAGTCGCCAACAGATTAGAGAAGATCATGACGTCATGAACACGTTATTTATGGCAGCTGCCGAAGCGACAGAAGAGGCAATCCTGAATTCTTTATCGCAAGCTAAAACTACAACGGGAAGAAATAATCATACAGTCCAAAGTTATAATTTTGTCGAATAA
- a CDS encoding 23S rRNA methyltransferase, translating into MRKFCLVLLTVIFLAGCGDTVSDLKKAAAGINSKANEAASAISIDVHSIRATEIEFDNQTFTVNDLFKTILRDVQWDYDDSAETQQLKITGTWQDNGLFAQHSFSASLKERLKENGEVEVILSFNNGTIDETKTKASMKMDNQTLIKEEGQEILHHLYKTYIK; encoded by the coding sequence ATGAGGAAATTTTGTTTAGTTTTATTAACTGTAATTTTTTTGGCTGGATGTGGTGATACGGTTTCAGATTTAAAAAAGGCGGCAGCAGGTATTAATTCAAAGGCAAATGAAGCAGCTTCAGCTATTTCAATCGATGTCCATTCCATCCGAGCTACTGAAATTGAATTCGACAATCAAACTTTTACGGTTAACGACTTATTTAAGACTATATTACGCGATGTTCAATGGGATTATGACGACAGTGCTGAAACCCAGCAGTTGAAAATCACAGGGACTTGGCAAGATAACGGTTTATTCGCCCAGCATTCATTTTCTGCAAGCCTTAAAGAACGGTTAAAAGAAAATGGCGAAGTTGAAGTAATCCTTTCATTTAACAATGGCACAATAGATGAAACCAAAACAAAAGCATCCATGAAAATGGATAATCAGACACTTATAAAGGAAGAGGGTCAGGAAATTCTTCATCACTTGTATAAAACCTACATAAAATAA
- a CDS encoding CsbD family protein → MSNGFTDKLKGAGNKIKGEVKEEIGKNTNDPSLQVDGQRDQLKGEAQERVADVKDKITTKIDEYRK, encoded by the coding sequence ATGTCAAACGGGTTTACAGATAAACTAAAAGGCGCAGGCAACAAAATTAAAGGTGAAGTAAAAGAAGAAATCGGGAAAAATACAAATGATCCATCTTTACAAGTGGATGGTCAGCGCGATCAGCTAAAAGGGGAAGCACAGGAAAGAGTTGCTGACGTTAAAGATAAAATTACAACTAAAATCGACGAATATCGAAAATAA
- a CDS encoding EAL domain-containing protein translates to MTIDQFIPLSKDRLFNWLKTLSNQLSKGSLIIDINDENLSILHANPHFLKFTSFEMNELLYQNINILNGHRTNETSIEELNLHLKSGVAKKFTILHYTKEGSAFWNSITLHPIRNEDNVIQYILLTCEDTTEAELNKMVYKLEHEVYEAIDHEDNLQSILNLITEKIELFYIRDVYCAIHIFDENCEIKSLGTHSLPLEIINELNILEITPNTNLNSNAVYLKDFAPKDHHTDLFNHWQLNFIQGSWTKPILTPQNEVSGILTLFNQDATELKQIDINYLNRLALLIQLAIKYAEQKIELSRLAFFDVETNLPNLHYFKSELSEWINVGNSGLVAILHPTEFNKVVDLYGRNAGADLLRQVADRMLIYFPDSDSLISRFSNSLIFGKVDENDCFLAYNQHLESITQLPFIIDGKEIYITLKIGYTIFNQSMTVEQSIHQADIALSNAQKRTGTSYAVYEDNSTKQLTEEMDILNQLAYGLQHEEFEVYLQPKINFQTIEVEGFEALSRWNSSKLGFISPVKYIPIAEQTGKIKAIDLLNFKQILVWLQNRINENKKILPIALNISPDHFYDPDFLQNIRDIFYQYNVPPHYIKLEVTESIELVDFKKAKEILNQLRLMGIECSIDDFGIGFSSLSYLPQLPFSEIKIDRSFVSAMNEPGMYAIVQTIIQLAKNIQMRPIAEGIETEEQLAMLQQLGCPAGQGYYFYKPMSITEAEQLLDTKKTADGK, encoded by the coding sequence ATGACCATTGATCAATTTATACCCCTATCAAAAGACCGCTTATTTAATTGGCTAAAAACCTTAAGTAACCAGCTTTCGAAAGGATCGCTCATCATTGATATAAATGATGAAAACTTATCTATTTTACATGCTAATCCGCACTTTTTAAAATTTACATCATTTGAAATGAATGAGTTACTCTATCAAAATATCAATATTTTGAATGGACACAGGACGAATGAAACATCTATTGAAGAATTAAATTTACATTTAAAATCAGGTGTAGCAAAAAAATTTACGATTTTGCATTATACAAAAGAAGGATCCGCTTTTTGGAATTCGATTACACTGCATCCGATCCGAAATGAAGACAATGTGATTCAGTATATTTTATTAACTTGCGAAGATACAACGGAAGCAGAGTTAAATAAAATGGTTTATAAATTGGAGCATGAGGTTTATGAAGCGATTGATCATGAAGATAATCTGCAGTCGATATTAAATTTAATTACCGAGAAGATTGAACTTTTCTATATTCGCGATGTATATTGTGCCATCCACATTTTTGATGAAAATTGTGAAATTAAATCGTTAGGTACACATTCATTGCCATTGGAAATTATTAATGAACTTAATATATTGGAAATTACACCTAACACTAACCTGAATTCGAACGCAGTTTATTTAAAGGACTTTGCTCCAAAAGATCACCATACAGATCTTTTTAATCATTGGCAACTTAATTTTATTCAAGGTTCATGGACAAAGCCTATTCTAACTCCTCAAAATGAAGTAAGCGGCATTTTGACCCTGTTTAACCAGGATGCAACTGAGTTAAAGCAAATTGATATTAATTACTTAAACCGATTAGCCTTACTGATCCAGTTAGCCATTAAATATGCTGAACAGAAAATTGAGCTTAGCAGACTTGCCTTTTTTGATGTCGAAACAAATTTACCAAATCTCCATTATTTCAAATCTGAATTATCAGAATGGATTAATGTCGGGAACTCAGGATTAGTCGCAATTTTGCATCCTACTGAATTTAATAAGGTCGTTGATTTATACGGAAGAAACGCCGGAGCCGATTTACTCCGTCAAGTGGCGGATCGAATGCTAATATATTTCCCGGATAGTGATTCACTGATTTCACGTTTTTCAAATTCGCTCATTTTCGGAAAAGTTGACGAAAATGATTGTTTCCTTGCCTATAATCAGCACCTTGAATCGATTACACAATTGCCTTTTATAATCGATGGTAAAGAAATCTACATTACATTAAAAATCGGTTATACAATCTTTAATCAGTCGATGACAGTCGAACAGAGCATTCACCAGGCTGATATTGCCTTATCCAATGCACAGAAGCGAACTGGGACGAGCTATGCTGTATATGAAGACAATAGTACGAAACAATTGACGGAAGAAATGGATATCCTCAATCAATTGGCATATGGGCTTCAACATGAAGAATTTGAAGTTTATTTGCAGCCTAAAATTAACTTCCAGACAATAGAAGTGGAAGGTTTTGAAGCACTATCTCGTTGGAATTCTAGCAAACTTGGTTTTATTTCACCGGTAAAGTATATCCCGATAGCTGAACAGACCGGAAAAATTAAAGCGATTGATTTACTGAATTTTAAACAGATCCTTGTTTGGCTTCAAAATCGAATAAATGAGAATAAAAAGATTTTACCGATTGCGCTCAATATTTCACCCGACCATTTTTACGATCCGGATTTCCTGCAAAATATAAGGGATATATTTTATCAATATAATGTCCCGCCGCATTATATAAAGCTGGAAGTAACGGAAAGCATTGAATTGGTGGACTTTAAAAAAGCAAAAGAGATTTTAAATCAATTAAGACTTATGGGCATTGAATGTTCGATCGATGATTTTGGAATCGGCTTTTCTTCATTAAGTTATTTGCCGCAGTTGCCCTTTTCTGAAATCAAAATTGACCGCAGCTTTGTCAGCGCAATGAATGAACCCGGGATGTATGCAATTGTACAAACGATCATTCAATTGGCGAAAAACATTCAAATGCGTCCAATTGCCGAAGGAATTGAGACAGAAGAACAACTGGCAATGCTTCAACAACTTGGCTGTCCTGCTGGTCAAGGTTATTATTTCTATAAACCGATGTCTATTACCGAAGCAGAACAATTGCTGGACACGAAAAAAACAGCTGACGGAAAGTAA
- a CDS encoding alpha/beta hydrolase encodes MNTPFIYLHKAPKVDADKQPAIFLLHGLGSDENDLLQLVDSFSTNCHIFSLQGPIKHRPGYAFYTFEEEGKPNRAIFDKVLKGIELFIKEAIWEFNLDEQQIYVVGFNQGAAMAQSLAMVMGNAIRGTAALSGYLPEFAALEYSKKTMDQSKIFISHGEYDYDFPIEWAEHAVRFFNDYDTDVTFRTYPVGHGVSEQNLHDLIAFLSKDLPNTIN; translated from the coding sequence ATGAACACACCATTTATTTATTTACACAAAGCACCTAAAGTAGATGCAGATAAGCAACCTGCGATTTTCTTGCTGCATGGATTAGGGAGCGATGAAAACGATTTGCTGCAACTTGTTGATTCATTTTCAACAAATTGTCATATTTTTAGTTTGCAAGGACCGATTAAACACCGTCCCGGCTATGCATTTTATACATTTGAAGAAGAGGGTAAGCCGAATCGTGCCATCTTTGATAAAGTGCTGAAAGGTATTGAATTATTTATTAAAGAAGCGATTTGGGAATTCAATTTGGATGAACAGCAAATTTATGTTGTCGGCTTCAACCAAGGGGCAGCGATGGCACAGTCGCTTGCAATGGTGATGGGCAATGCCATTCGTGGAACAGCGGCATTAAGCGGTTATTTACCGGAATTCGCTGCGCTTGAATATAGTAAAAAAACGATGGATCAATCTAAAATCTTTATTTCTCACGGGGAATATGATTATGATTTTCCGATTGAATGGGCAGAACATGCCGTTCGTTTTTTCAACGACTATGACACGGACGTTACATTCAGAACTTATCCGGTAGGCCATGGAGTGAGCGAGCAAAATCTACACGATTTAATCGCATTCTTATCGAAAGATTTACCGAACACTATAAACTAA
- a CDS encoding DNA helicase, translated as MTAENKKKEITTYIEQTLYFLSNKADLEKFQTMLQKNIDEKRASSTSTTDFYDRLMLNIAYYVENKMAWTDLVRETFSSGKVPTVSYIENELMAQQMQIRNSVGEKMDDYKKAFHQQYEALKVEDEDVIYDYAYASVEHAYRIDFLTVACAKNANILTEGDIEETIKLLDGYMAYYTDQLVNKMTLS; from the coding sequence ATGACAGCAGAAAATAAGAAAAAAGAAATTACTACATATATCGAACAGACACTTTATTTCCTATCGAATAAAGCAGACCTTGAAAAATTCCAAACAATGCTACAAAAAAATATCGATGAAAAAAGAGCTTCCTCCACGTCAACGACTGATTTTTATGATCGATTAATGTTAAATATTGCGTATTATGTGGAAAATAAAATGGCTTGGACAGATCTTGTTCGGGAAACATTCAGTTCAGGAAAAGTGCCAACCGTTTCTTATATCGAAAATGAATTAATGGCACAGCAAATGCAAATCCGCAACAGTGTCGGAGAGAAAATGGACGATTATAAGAAAGCTTTCCATCAGCAATATGAAGCATTAAAAGTAGAAGATGAAGATGTAATATACGATTATGCGTATGCATCGGTGGAGCATGCATACCGTATAGATTTTTTGACAGTTGCCTGTGCTAAAAATGCAAATATTTTAACAGAAGGCGATATCGAGGAAACAATCAAATTGCTGGATGGATATATGGCTTATTACACGGATCAGCTTGTCAATAAAATGACGCTTTCTTAA
- the tkt gene encoding transketolase, translating to MTQQMDQLAINAIRTLSIDAIEKANSGHPGLPMGAAPMAYTLWTKHLRHNPQNPNWYNRDRFVLSAGHGSMLLYSLLHLGGYGLEMEEIKNFRQWNSKTPGHPEYGHTVGVEATTGPLGQGIAMSVGMAMAERHLAATYNKPGKDIVDHYTFALCGDGDLMEGVAAEAISLAGHLKLDKLIVLYDSNDISLDGDLGKSFSENIQKRFESYGWNYLKVTDGTDIVEINSAIEKAKQNTGGPTVIEVKTVIGFGSPNKSGKADSHGAPLGLDEVTLTKAAYAWEHEPFFVPTEVYDTFKAASEVQGVQAETAWNELFESYKNEYPELAAQFVNAMENKLPENFASELPVYEAGKAVATRSSSGDAINAIAKTTPSFFGGSADLAGSNKTTIKGAGDFFAETPEGRNIWFGVREFAMGAALNGMALHGGLNVFGGTFFVFSDYVRPAIRLSALMGLPVTYVFTHDSIAVGEDGPTHEPVEHLASLRAMPNLSVIRPADANESVAAWKLAVESKSTPTVLVLSRQNLPVLDVATETVYEGVEKGAYVVSASSKEIPDALLIATGSEVGLAVEAKKALLAEGIDASVVSMPSMDRFEKQSKEYKESVLPKAVTKRLAIEMGASLGWHKYVGFEGDVLAIDKFGASAPEKIVLKEYGFTVENVVAKVKAL from the coding sequence ATGACACAACAGATGGATCAGTTAGCAATTAACGCAATCCGTACACTATCAATCGACGCAATTGAAAAAGCAAATTCAGGTCACCCGGGTTTACCAATGGGTGCTGCACCTATGGCCTATACATTGTGGACGAAGCATTTACGCCATAACCCACAAAATCCTAATTGGTATAATCGCGACCGTTTTGTATTATCAGCTGGACATGGTTCCATGCTTTTATATAGTTTATTGCATCTAGGTGGCTACGGTTTAGAGATGGAAGAGATCAAAAACTTCCGTCAATGGAATTCAAAAACACCGGGACATCCTGAATATGGTCATACAGTTGGTGTAGAAGCGACAACTGGTCCATTAGGACAAGGTATTGCAATGTCAGTAGGTATGGCTATGGCTGAACGTCACTTGGCAGCAACATACAACAAGCCAGGTAAAGACATTGTAGACCACTATACATTTGCACTATGCGGTGACGGAGATTTAATGGAAGGTGTTGCTGCAGAAGCAATTTCTCTTGCAGGTCACTTAAAATTGGATAAATTAATTGTACTATATGATTCAAATGACATTTCACTTGATGGTGATTTAGGAAAGTCATTCTCGGAAAACATCCAAAAACGTTTCGAATCTTACGGCTGGAACTATTTAAAAGTAACAGACGGTACAGATATCGTAGAAATTAATTCAGCTATTGAAAAAGCGAAACAAAATACTGGCGGTCCAACTGTAATCGAAGTGAAAACTGTCATCGGTTTCGGTTCTCCTAACAAATCTGGTAAAGCAGATTCACATGGTGCGCCATTAGGACTTGATGAAGTTACTTTAACAAAAGCTGCATACGCTTGGGAACATGAGCCATTCTTCGTTCCTACTGAAGTATATGATACATTTAAAGCGGCAAGTGAAGTACAAGGTGTACAAGCAGAAACAGCATGGAATGAATTATTCGAAAGCTATAAAAACGAATATCCAGAACTGGCTGCACAATTTGTAAACGCAATGGAAAACAAATTACCGGAGAACTTTGCTTCTGAATTACCTGTATATGAAGCAGGTAAAGCAGTAGCTACTCGTTCATCATCTGGTGATGCAATCAATGCTATTGCAAAAACAACACCATCATTCTTCGGTGGATCTGCTGACTTAGCAGGCTCAAACAAAACAACAATTAAAGGCGCTGGCGATTTCTTTGCTGAAACTCCGGAAGGCCGTAACATTTGGTTTGGTGTTCGTGAATTTGCGATGGGTGCTGCGCTGAACGGTATGGCATTACATGGCGGCTTAAACGTATTTGGTGGTACTTTCTTTGTATTCTCTGACTATGTACGTCCAGCAATTCGTTTATCTGCATTAATGGGATTACCAGTAACTTATGTGTTTACACATGACTCAATTGCAGTAGGGGAAGATGGTCCTACACATGAGCCAGTCGAGCATTTAGCATCATTACGTGCAATGCCGAATCTTTCGGTAATCCGTCCTGCAGATGCAAATGAATCTGTAGCAGCATGGAAACTAGCTGTTGAGAGTAAATCAACGCCAACTGTATTAGTATTATCTCGTCAAAACTTGCCTGTATTGGATGTTGCAACAGAAACAGTATACGAAGGTGTTGAAAAAGGCGCTTATGTTGTTTCAGCTTCATCTAAAGAAATTCCGGATGCCCTGTTAATTGCAACAGGTTCTGAAGTTGGCTTGGCAGTAGAAGCGAAAAAAGCGTTGCTTGCAGAAGGAATTGACGCATCTGTTGTATCAATGCCATCAATGGACCGCTTTGAAAAACAGTCGAAGGAATACAAAGAATCTGTATTACCAAAAGCTGTGACGAAGCGTTTAGCAATTGAGATGGGTGCATCACTTGGCTGGCATAAATATGTTGGCTTTGAAGGAGATGTATTGGCAATCGATAAATTTGGTGCATCAGCTCCAGAGAAAATTGTGTTAAAAGAATACGGCTTCACAGTAGAAAATGTAGTTGCGAAAGTAAAAGCACTTTAA
- a CDS encoding DUF896 domain-containing protein codes for MLSKEKLARINELSKLAREGKLTEEQAKERTALRKEYLDTFRTTMRDTIEHVKVIDEEGNDVTPEKLKQIKSQKKFLN; via the coding sequence ATGTTATCAAAAGAAAAATTAGCTCGCATTAATGAGCTTTCTAAATTAGCGAGAGAAGGTAAATTGACGGAAGAGCAGGCGAAGGAACGTACAGCACTGCGCAAAGAATATTTAGATACTTTCCGTACTACAATGCGCGATACAATCGAGCATGTGAAAGTAATTGATGAAGAAGGCAATGATGTGACACCTGAAAAATTAAAACAAATTAAATCACAGAAGAAATTCTTAAACTAA